The [Limnothrix rosea] IAM M-220 genome includes the window AGCCCGTACCAAAAGTGAGTGCAGTGGTGGCGATCGCCATGAGGGAAAAACGTTTAACAGATTGCCAATAACCCATAAATTCCTTGTTGCTCCAAGTGATTAAAGCTAGTTCTCTCGATTTGGTCGGAGGTTTAGTCTATTCTAAAACCTGAGACGAAAAACGACTGATAATGTGGCAATGACTCGAATTTTAATCGCAGCTAGTGGAACCGGTGGCCATCTTTTTCCGGCTTTAGCCGTGGCCGAAAAACTTTCCGATTGCGATATTGAGTGGCTCGGTGTCAGCGATCGCCTCGAAACAACCCTTGTCCCCAAGACCTATCCCCTCCACATTGTTACGGCCAAAGGACTACAGGGCAATCCGATTCGCAAAGTTTTCAATGGGCTACAGCTCCTATGGTCAATTTTTCAAACAAAGCAAATACTAAGCAGACGCAAAATTGATCTGATATTCACTACAGGAGGGTACATTGCGGCTCCGGCTATCTTGGCGGCGAACTGGCAAGGCATTCCTGTTGTTCTCCACGAATCGAATGTTTTGCCCGGTAAAGTGACACGCCTAATCGGTAAACGCGCCGACACATTACTGACTGGTTTTGCCGAAACAGCGAAATATCTTCCCGGTGCAAAAACCCTCCATCTCGGTACACCTGTGCGCGCAGATTTTCTGACACCCCAACCGCTCAGTGCGGATTTAAAAGAAAAACTATCCGGCGATCGCCTCGTTATTTTGGCCATGGGCGGTTCCCAAGGAGCTGTCGGTTTAAACCAATTAGTCCGTCAATGCGCTGCCCAATGGATCGAAGCAGGTGCATTTATCCTCCACATCACAGGAAAAAATGACCCCGATGTTGAAAGTTTTCAAGACCCTAATTATTTGTCAATGCCCTTTGCCCACGATATTGCCGCGTTAGTCCAAAACGCCGATTTTGTCATTAGCCGCTCCGGTGCAAGTGCCCTGACAGAGTTGACCATTACCAAAACACCATCGCTTTTGATTCCCTATCCCTACGCCGCCGAAGATCACCAAACCTTAAACGCGGAAGTCTTTGCAAAACATGGCGCAGGATTGCTCGTTCAACAAAATCAAGTGACCCCCGAAGCACTCACCCAAATGGTTTTAGAGGTGATGCGATCACCGGAAAAACGCAAAAACATGTCAGAGCAAACTGGAGCCTTAGGCATTCCCGAAAGCGCCGACAAAATTGCCCACTTTCTCAAAACTAGTTTTTAGTTTTTAGTTTTTAGTTTTTAGATCCGTAGTCGTTTTGAATAAATTCTAGAATGCTTTATTTCCCCCCTTGGGGAAGATATCCGCAGGAGGAAGGAGTTTCGATAGATTGCATAACCTAACGTCAGTTCGGGTTAAGGAGTTAT containing:
- the murG gene encoding undecaprenyldiphospho-muramoylpentapeptide beta-N-acetylglucosaminyltransferase → MTRILIAASGTGGHLFPALAVAEKLSDCDIEWLGVSDRLETTLVPKTYPLHIVTAKGLQGNPIRKVFNGLQLLWSIFQTKQILSRRKIDLIFTTGGYIAAPAILAANWQGIPVVLHESNVLPGKVTRLIGKRADTLLTGFAETAKYLPGAKTLHLGTPVRADFLTPQPLSADLKEKLSGDRLVILAMGGSQGAVGLNQLVRQCAAQWIEAGAFILHITGKNDPDVESFQDPNYLSMPFAHDIAALVQNADFVISRSGASALTELTITKTPSLLIPYPYAAEDHQTLNAEVFAKHGAGLLVQQNQVTPEALTQMVLEVMRSPEKRKNMSEQTGALGIPESADKIAHFLKTSF